From Crassaminicella indica, one genomic window encodes:
- a CDS encoding S-layer homology domain-containing protein → MKKFITVCMVLMMLLTPITVWATPPGFSGGVNNEYKYEEWVFITGEPIKFVGTVDVKEKNKSNEKTVSYTFKLKPEDQSIKGQLDRKITLLTTYDRRNDKGQTIGQTTVDKYKETIKIGKDKYELAKDGGYELSKSDIIDNRPASDFYSGNLKARKYYKINKDEGEVIVDISGGNVGYNNFWGGTETQILDYTITSRRQKEDKDGDIDEATWHGTVRVQVSDSLTKTLKYSDNEANFSSFYGGHVRVTNQEMVSSYDYNLPKIEDDEINDRRRKIGSKLLREKMVPKVERLIIPKFKDIGGHWAEEYIKKLYSLDVFDENSLFFKPDIPFTRVEFIKGVIRACNIRPSLEEVKKTRRTRGKQPKEVSPFKDVAVNDPDYKYIKDGVEKNIISGVTEDLFKPDKPLTKAQAVTILIKALGFESKAPNPGFYTSFTDDNKIPSWAKDSIYMAKEIGLIYGDDYNRINPNKNITRAEGSEMLVRFLEFLQKDLQRDYRENIINFR, encoded by the coding sequence ATGAAAAAATTTATAACTGTATGCATGGTATTGATGATGTTGCTTACTCCTATAACAGTATGGGCTACACCCCCTGGATTTTCTGGTGGAGTGAACAATGAGTATAAGTATGAAGAATGGGTTTTTATAACAGGAGAACCTATTAAATTTGTAGGAACGGTTGATGTGAAAGAAAAAAATAAAAGCAATGAAAAGACGGTTTCTTATACTTTTAAGCTAAAGCCTGAGGATCAATCTATAAAAGGACAATTAGACCGAAAAATAACTCTTTTGACTACCTATGACAGAAGAAACGATAAAGGGCAGACTATTGGACAGACAACAGTAGATAAATATAAGGAAACCATAAAAATAGGAAAGGATAAATACGAGTTAGCAAAAGATGGGGGCTATGAGCTTTCAAAATCAGATATTATAGACAATCGTCCTGCTTCTGACTTTTATTCAGGAAATTTAAAGGCGAGAAAATACTATAAAATCAATAAAGATGAAGGAGAAGTTATTGTTGATATTAGTGGTGGTAATGTAGGCTATAATAATTTTTGGGGAGGTACAGAAACACAAATATTAGACTATACTATTACTTCCAGAAGGCAAAAAGAAGATAAAGATGGAGATATAGATGAAGCTACTTGGCATGGGACAGTACGAGTACAAGTATCTGACAGCCTTACAAAAACACTAAAATACTCAGATAATGAAGCTAACTTTTCAAGCTTTTATGGTGGTCATGTAAGGGTGACAAATCAAGAAATGGTATCTAGCTACGATTATAATCTTCCCAAAATAGAAGATGATGAAATCAATGATAGAAGGCGAAAAATAGGAAGCAAGCTTTTGAGAGAAAAGATGGTACCAAAGGTGGAAAGGCTGATTATACCAAAATTTAAAGATATCGGTGGACATTGGGCAGAGGAATATATCAAAAAGCTGTATTCATTAGATGTTTTTGATGAAAATTCATTATTTTTCAAGCCAGATATTCCTTTCACAAGAGTGGAGTTTATAAAGGGAGTTATTAGAGCATGTAATATTAGACCTTCCTTAGAAGAGGTGAAGAAAACTCGCCGAACAAGAGGAAAACAGCCAAAGGAGGTATCTCCGTTTAAAGATGTAGCAGTGAATGATCCTGATTATAAATATATAAAGGATGGAGTAGAGAAAAATATCATATCAGGGGTTACAGAGGATTTATTTAAGCCAGACAAGCCTCTAACAAAAGCTCAAGCTGTTACTATTTTGATAAAGGCTTTAGGCTTTGAAAGCAAAGCTCCAAATCCAGGCTTTTATACTTCCTTTACAGATGATAATAAGATTCCAAGTTGGGCAAAAGACAGTATATATATGGCAAAGGAAATAGGTTTAATCTACGGAGATGATTACAATCGAATCAATCCAAACAAGAATATCACTAGGGCTGAAGGTTCAGAAATGCTTGTAAGATTTTTAGAATTTTTACAAAAGGATTTACAAAGAGATTATAGAGAAAATATTATTAATTTCCGTTAA
- a CDS encoding IPT/TIG domain-containing protein: MQKIFKKILALFISMIMVFLSIPNPSLYVWAEGDPVVNSIEVRQTYADGEYNVTKTIITILGDNLKGVYIGTSKEGAGFEEVKNKSVDSEVVQQFEVGNGGVIPNSILIGNKIIQIKQDELPTLSEVTRRIKIGKDQLTLKGTNLDLIKKDHDDNTADSDNRMYSVYYKSTGGTQQLDFQNTESFTGDSSTQTVVFKAEDIKGDAGIQNIIIEKNFQVEDPKVAGNQINIMIQKYYPKQFTLVHEIEPISDLIMNPNRGMTGDEVQFIASHGLDRYDVFFLRDLTDAFTNDNKGTDTSFIPNLNGKQVLKTHVPNGLEQGDYYVIFTNRIEDNQDPNEAIVKQLVIGQAPEYDKFTVIDSENKITIKSVSPTEGPDSGNTKVELTGRYFGSLNIDDFRPNSEEKKVITVDGTNETTMEISYGTQTTKNVTYENEEGNKVTEEKTSVGEYGEKKYNVESAKRTVKVIIGAVTKFAKKPNSSEYDYSFGGIDRISVYTQPITDVATNPLKDVVIETETVLKLTGFPNDIVIKDRAVWQDGKFKFISSTPKPEIEGVLPEKIQVEKDNNSSAYIISNEEDRMIAIYGENFFVHQYTNDANEKITRYPIVEFENGIKLNKNDITVSGSVYENGNPDLYFKVFNAQGIEVDGSEGNEMGTKILVKIPKDTIVSEIGPSYVKVINPVRNSNEAGLSGQKPNAVEFVLPSATKKPVIEEVKPNVVTVDGGEVVTIIGSNFETEAKVFIDGNEVKGIKVQGDGKKITFTAPPGREGKTQIQVMNSEGGIDVYPFEYVKTYTDPKLIDFSPKTGKTGTLVVVEGDNFLKPAPTATKDDIYKLIGTRILLEGEDINEYNKNDKKEIILKEYIAPNTLKILKAIDGKLNVAEYYHSVIFEDVNERFYTLDKNMNKEVVLSNGVDEKYIIKVLGNDIKADKEGGDTYTVTVDTNGITLVNDSDGNDKLELIMKTPFKVDENNIIIGDNVKVVDINKLYFTVPKLPGDGYYDVTVVNPDTKKDSKVDNQGFYYYTQPSSRPNIETIEPSEGSVDGGYTITIKANKEKTEGRDCFIDNGTEKTKVYIDGMMIPKEDVKVAIDGLSMEVIVPKLNIDIKEVYNTDRLTVAVVVVNPDGGSASKEDGFTYIVPISHPKINKITPVKGTAAGGNYVEITGEDFRFYEPYDDDNRDGSWQSDEDYQNLNNYSVKLGKEDDGTGGPDDFTNKNVEELKKEYNKEQYNKYGNYEGIVLPVLPKVYFGNKQAEVIEFGNGYLKVIAPRTQAGTVDIYVKNNDLGISNKVTYTYEGSSPKITSISPEGGKKQGGDRVEIHGQDFYTSDIKVYYKEGGSYKTKSVTQALVRFANITNKDIPREAENSGRIDNSRTTVRLDGGLTVNYDGINDTLNLNIVENQQNYTVTLPYDDETIYVPVSLLTYTDHAGQTYSYVNATRGDEWIRFEVSDRRLFIERGYSPKVEYVNSGHIVVHTPSYYTVGIVSLTVINPDGGEVSSKFEYKNPDSKPKITNITKDGKNPITETIDGKEMKILRMTYKGGNMVSILGSDFRENAFIQIGEILTINPSQITYQLPNKLTFEMPAVGEENIGKFFRVIVSNEDYGNAASDELTPPIYIQFTKGETAPSIEEIIPDKGPASGGNTVIIRGKDFREGLSVLIGDTIVPNEDVTLIDYKTIKVKMPPHQSGKFEVKVENPDGELSEPSGEYTYLSAPTIVTVVDPNDPAESSIISSISVEGGQEIKIKGSGFVEGARVVFGPVIEKSNEEGKEKIYINGEEWNLMEGTDGTEVKFIDEGTLIVKTPAGKLDSIGIMVINSDGGATKIYEGIKYGLPDLPVPTEVTAELLYDRYIKVNWNQVNDAEEYEIYVVIDDHEKYVVGNTELTSFIYQDLEPNTRYKFVVTALGKYGNSKYSKTSNGVRTGDRVGPKDEDGELGENTTIEKVGNKANIIIGEDDFEKALNIDLTRGDLVGAKEIIISIPSSVAANYDAKDITITGQAFRVKLNPKNFYSGAIRENKYKRDSGIRFSIKPEGRVEKGIIGKTALSKQYELKAYVYAGQNNTEMSYLPAYIQIALDVDREKADIRRVKYISLNVYDEDERKWIPIANGSKDSFSIMGVTDKIGKFAVLGSRR; the protein is encoded by the coding sequence ATGCAAAAAATATTTAAGAAAATACTGGCTTTATTCATTAGTATGATTATGGTATTTCTCTCTATACCAAATCCTAGCCTTTATGTTTGGGCGGAGGGAGATCCTGTAGTGAATAGCATTGAAGTAAGACAAACCTATGCAGATGGAGAGTATAATGTAACAAAGACTATTATTACTATTTTAGGAGACAACTTAAAAGGTGTTTATATTGGAACGTCAAAAGAAGGTGCTGGATTTGAAGAAGTTAAAAATAAATCAGTAGATTCAGAGGTAGTACAGCAGTTTGAAGTAGGAAATGGAGGAGTAATTCCGAATTCAATCTTAATAGGAAATAAAATAATTCAAATCAAACAAGATGAATTGCCCACTCTTTCAGAGGTTACAAGAAGGATTAAAATAGGAAAAGATCAACTTACTTTAAAAGGTACTAATCTAGATTTAATAAAAAAAGATCATGATGATAATACAGCTGATTCTGATAATCGTATGTATTCAGTGTATTATAAAAGTACTGGAGGAACACAGCAATTAGATTTTCAAAATACTGAAAGTTTTACAGGGGACTCTTCTACACAGACGGTAGTATTTAAAGCAGAAGATATTAAAGGTGATGCAGGAATACAAAATATCATAATTGAAAAGAACTTTCAGGTTGAGGATCCGAAAGTTGCAGGCAATCAGATAAATATTATGATTCAAAAATATTATCCAAAGCAATTTACTTTGGTACATGAAATTGAACCAATATCAGATTTGATAATGAATCCAAATCGTGGTATGACGGGAGATGAAGTGCAGTTTATTGCATCTCATGGATTAGATAGATATGATGTATTTTTCTTAAGAGATCTTACGGATGCTTTTACAAATGATAATAAAGGGACAGATACATCTTTTATTCCTAATCTGAATGGAAAACAAGTATTAAAAACGCATGTTCCAAATGGACTTGAACAAGGAGATTATTATGTAATATTTACAAATCGTATAGAAGACAATCAAGACCCAAATGAAGCAATTGTGAAGCAGTTGGTTATAGGACAAGCTCCTGAATATGATAAATTTACTGTTATTGATTCAGAAAATAAGATTACAATTAAATCGGTCAGTCCTACGGAAGGACCAGATTCAGGAAATACTAAAGTAGAACTTACAGGAAGATATTTTGGAAGTTTAAATATTGATGATTTTAGACCCAATAGTGAAGAGAAAAAAGTCATTACAGTTGATGGAACAAATGAAACTACTATGGAAATTAGTTATGGAACTCAAACTACAAAAAATGTTACTTATGAGAATGAAGAAGGAAATAAAGTTACTGAAGAGAAAACTTCTGTAGGTGAATATGGAGAAAAAAAATATAATGTTGAATCGGCAAAGAGAACAGTAAAAGTAATCATAGGAGCTGTTACGAAGTTTGCGAAAAAACCAAATAGCAGTGAATATGACTATTCTTTTGGAGGTATAGACAGGATATCTGTATATACTCAGCCTATAACAGATGTAGCAACCAATCCTTTAAAAGATGTTGTTATAGAAACAGAAACTGTATTAAAATTAACGGGTTTTCCAAATGATATTGTTATTAAAGACAGAGCTGTGTGGCAGGATGGGAAGTTTAAATTTATATCAAGTACTCCTAAGCCTGAAATAGAAGGGGTTCTACCTGAAAAAATTCAAGTAGAAAAAGATAACAATTCATCTGCTTATATTATATCTAATGAAGAAGATAGAATGATTGCAATTTATGGTGAAAATTTCTTTGTTCATCAATATACTAATGATGCAAATGAAAAGATAACAAGGTATCCTATCGTTGAATTTGAGAATGGCATAAAGCTGAATAAAAATGATATAACTGTTTCTGGGTCTGTTTATGAAAATGGAAATCCAGACTTATATTTTAAAGTATTTAATGCACAAGGAATAGAAGTAGATGGTAGTGAAGGAAATGAAATGGGAACAAAGATTTTAGTTAAAATCCCTAAAGATACAATTGTCAGTGAGATAGGACCATCTTATGTAAAGGTAATAAATCCTGTTCGAAATTCTAATGAAGCAGGGCTTTCAGGACAAAAGCCAAATGCGGTAGAATTTGTGCTACCTTCAGCTACTAAAAAACCTGTTATAGAAGAGGTAAAACCAAATGTTGTAACTGTAGATGGAGGAGAAGTAGTTACGATTATTGGTTCTAATTTTGAAACAGAAGCAAAGGTATTTATAGATGGAAATGAAGTAAAAGGAATAAAAGTACAGGGAGATGGAAAGAAAATTACTTTCACTGCACCACCGGGAAGAGAAGGAAAAACACAGATACAGGTTATGAATTCAGAGGGTGGAATAGATGTTTATCCATTTGAATATGTAAAGACATATACAGATCCAAAGCTTATTGATTTTTCTCCTAAAACAGGGAAAACAGGAACTTTAGTAGTAGTAGAGGGAGATAATTTCTTAAAGCCTGCACCTACTGCAACAAAGGATGATATATATAAATTAATTGGTACGAGGATTTTATTAGAGGGAGAAGATATCAACGAATATAACAAAAATGATAAAAAAGAAATTATACTAAAAGAATATATCGCTCCTAATACATTAAAAATATTAAAAGCAATAGATGGTAAATTAAATGTAGCAGAGTATTATCATAGTGTTATCTTTGAAGATGTAAATGAAAGATTTTATACGCTTGATAAAAATATGAATAAAGAAGTTGTTTTATCTAATGGAGTAGATGAAAAATATATCATAAAGGTTTTAGGAAATGATATCAAAGCAGATAAAGAAGGTGGAGATACCTATACAGTAACAGTGGATACAAATGGAATTACCCTAGTAAATGATAGCGATGGAAATGATAAGCTTGAACTAATCATGAAGACTCCATTTAAAGTAGATGAAAATAATATAATCATTGGAGACAACGTAAAGGTTGTAGATATTAATAAGCTTTACTTTACTGTACCAAAGCTTCCGGGAGATGGATACTACGATGTGACAGTAGTGAATCCAGATACAAAAAAAGACAGTAAAGTAGATAACCAAGGCTTTTATTACTACACACAACCTTCTAGTAGACCTAATATTGAAACAATTGAACCATCTGAAGGTTCAGTAGATGGTGGATATACTATTACTATTAAAGCCAATAAAGAGAAGACAGAAGGAAGAGATTGTTTTATTGATAATGGGACTGAAAAAACAAAAGTATATATTGATGGCATGATGATACCAAAAGAGGATGTAAAAGTAGCGATTGATGGATTATCTATGGAAGTAATTGTTCCAAAATTGAATATTGATATAAAAGAAGTATACAATACGGATAGATTGACAGTAGCTGTAGTTGTTGTAAACCCTGATGGAGGTAGTGCAAGTAAGGAGGATGGCTTTACTTATATTGTTCCGATTTCTCATCCCAAAATTAACAAAATTACACCAGTAAAAGGAACAGCTGCTGGAGGAAATTATGTAGAAATTACAGGGGAAGATTTTAGATTTTATGAGCCTTATGATGATGATAATAGAGATGGAAGCTGGCAATCTGATGAAGATTATCAGAATTTAAATAATTATAGTGTAAAATTAGGGAAAGAAGATGATGGGACTGGTGGACCAGATGATTTTACAAATAAAAATGTAGAAGAATTAAAAAAAGAATATAATAAAGAACAATATAATAAATATGGCAATTATGAGGGGATTGTATTGCCAGTTTTACCAAAAGTGTATTTTGGAAACAAACAGGCAGAGGTTATAGAATTTGGGAATGGTTATTTGAAAGTAATTGCACCTAGAACTCAAGCAGGAACTGTTGATATTTATGTAAAAAACAATGATCTAGGAATTTCTAATAAAGTAACATATACTTATGAAGGTTCAAGCCCTAAAATTACTAGTATCTCGCCTGAAGGAGGTAAAAAACAAGGGGGAGATCGTGTTGAAATTCATGGGCAAGACTTTTATACAAGTGATATAAAGGTTTATTATAAAGAGGGAGGAAGCTATAAAACAAAATCAGTTACTCAAGCTCTTGTAAGATTTGCAAATATTACAAATAAGGATATTCCTAGAGAAGCAGAAAATTCAGGTCGAATTGACAATAGTAGGACAACCGTTAGATTAGATGGTGGACTGACAGTAAACTATGATGGGATAAATGATACATTAAATCTTAATATTGTGGAGAATCAACAAAACTACACAGTAACCCTACCTTATGATGATGAAACGATTTATGTTCCTGTAAGTCTTCTGACTTATACAGACCATGCAGGACAAACCTATTCTTATGTCAATGCTACGAGAGGAGACGAGTGGATTCGTTTTGAGGTTTCTGATAGAAGGCTATTTATAGAAAGAGGATATTCGCCAAAAGTAGAATATGTAAATTCAGGACATATTGTTGTGCATACACCGTCATACTATACAGTAGGGATAGTATCCTTGACTGTAATTAATCCAGATGGTGGAGAAGTATCTAGCAAATTTGAATATAAAAATCCAGATAGTAAACCTAAAATCACAAATATAACTAAAGATGGAAAAAATCCTATTACAGAAACAATAGATGGAAAAGAGATGAAAATTTTACGTATGACTTATAAAGGTGGGAATATGGTTTCTATCTTAGGTTCTGATTTTAGGGAAAATGCGTTTATTCAAATAGGCGAGATTCTTACAATTAATCCGAGTCAGATTACTTATCAGTTGCCTAATAAATTGACTTTTGAAATGCCTGCGGTAGGAGAAGAAAATATAGGAAAATTTTTCAGAGTGATTGTAAGCAATGAAGATTATGGAAATGCTGCATCAGATGAATTGACACCACCTATTTATATTCAATTTACAAAAGGAGAAACAGCACCTTCTATTGAAGAAATCATACCAGATAAAGGACCAGCAAGTGGTGGAAATACTGTAATCATAAGAGGTAAAGACTTTAGAGAGGGACTTTCTGTACTTATTGGAGATACGATTGTTCCTAATGAAGATGTTACATTAATAGACTATAAAACCATAAAAGTAAAGATGCCTCCGCATCAATCTGGAAAGTTTGAAGTAAAAGTAGAAAATCCAGATGGAGAGCTTTCTGAGCCAAGTGGGGAATATACGTACTTAAGTGCACCTACTATCGTTACAGTAGTAGATCCAAATGATCCAGCAGAATCAAGTATAATTAGTAGTATTTCTGTTGAAGGTGGACAAGAAATAAAAATTAAAGGTTCTGGATTTGTAGAAGGCGCACGAGTGGTGTTTGGTCCTGTTATAGAAAAGTCAAATGAAGAAGGAAAAGAAAAAATATATATCAATGGGGAAGAATGGAATTTGATGGAAGGAACTGATGGGACAGAGGTAAAATTTATCGATGAGGGAACTCTTATAGTAAAAACACCAGCAGGAAAGCTAGATAGCATAGGAATTATGGTTATTAATTCTGATGGTGGAGCAACGAAGATTTATGAAGGAATAAAATATGGTCTTCCAGATTTACCAGTACCGACAGAAGTTACAGCAGAACTTTTATATGATCGATATATTAAGGTGAATTGGAATCAAGTAAATGATGCAGAGGAATATGAAATCTATGTAGTAATAGATGATCATGAAAAATATGTAGTTGGCAATACAGAGCTTACTTCCTTTATATATCAAGATTTAGAGCCAAATACAAGATATAAATTTGTTGTAACAGCACTCGGAAAATATGGGAACTCAAAGTATTCTAAAACAAGTAACGGAGTAAGGACAGGAGACCGTGTTGGACCAAAAGATGAAGATGGAGAATTAGGTGAAAATACAACAATTGAAAAGGTTGGAAACAAGGCAAATATTATTATTGGAGAAGATGATTTTGAAAAGGCACTAAATATTGATTTAACAAGAGGAGATTTAGTAGGAGCTAAAGAAATCATCATTAGTATTCCATCATCAGTAGCAGCAAATTATGATGCAAAGGATATAACAATAACAGGACAAGCTTTTAGAGTTAAATTAAACCCAAAAAACTTCTATTCAGGAGCTATAAGAGAAAATAAATATAAAAGAGATTCAGGCATTCGTTTCTCAATAAAACCAGAAGGAAGAGTAGAAAAGGGAATTATAGGGAAAACAGCTCTTTCAAAGCAATATGAATTAAAAGCTTATGTATATGCTGGACAAAACAATACGGAGATGTCTTATCTTCCAGCTTATATTCAGATAGCATTAGATGTTGATAGGGAGAAGGCTGATATAAGAAGAGTAAAATATATTAGTTTAAATGTTTATGATGAAGATGAAAGAAAATGGATACCAATTGCTAATGGTAGTAAAGACAGCTTCTCTATTATGGGAGTTACTGATAAGATTGGTAAATTTGCAGTTCTTGGAAGCAGGAGGTAA